AGAATTGTGGTCTGTATCCACTAAAGAATGGAGTATGTCTTCCTCCTTCTTCTTTTGTTAATACATATACTTCTCCGCTGAAGTTTGTATGAGGTGTTATTGATCCTGGTTTTGCTAATACTTGTCCTCTTTCTACTTCTTCTTTTTTTATTCCTCTTAATAATGCTCCTATATTATCTCCTGCTTCTCCTTGATCTAGTAGTTTTCTAAACATTTCTACTCCTGTACAAGTAGTTGTTGTTGTTTCTTTTATCCCTACTATTTCTATTTCTTCTCCTACTTTGATGATTCCTCTTTCTACTCTTCCTGTTACTACTGTTCCTCTTCCTGTTATTGTGAATACATCTTCTATTGGCATTAAGAATGGTTGATCTACTGGTCTTTCTGGAGTTGGTATATATTCATCTACTGCATCCATTAATTCCATTATTTTTTCTACCCATTGTTGCTCTCCATTTAATGCTCCTAATGATGATCCTGTTATTACTGGTACATCATCTCCTGGGAATCCATACTCTGTTAATAATTCTCTTACTTCCATTTCTACTAATTCTAATAATTCTTCGTCATCTACCATATCTGCTTTGTTTAAGTACACTACTATATAAGGTACTCCTACTTGTCTTGATAATAAGATGTGTTCTCTTGTTTGTGGCATTGGACCATCTGCTGCTGATACAACTAAAATTGCTCCATCCATTTGTGCTGCTCCTGTGATCATGTTTTTTACATAATCCGCATGTCCTGGACAATCTACGTGAGCATAATGTCTTTTTTCTGTTTCATACTCTATATGCGCTGTGTTGATTGTTATTCCTCTTTCTCTTTCTTCAGGTGCTTGGTCGATATTTTCAAAATCTACTTTTTGCGCTAACCCTTTTTCCGCTAATACTTTTG
The sequence above is a segment of the Hypnocyclicus thermotrophus genome. Coding sequences within it:
- the tuf gene encoding elongation factor Tu; translation: MAKEKFERSKPHVNVGTIGHVDHGKTTTTAAISKVLAEKGLAQKVDFENIDQAPEERERGITINTAHIEYETEKRHYAHVDCPGHADYVKNMITGAAQMDGAILVVSAADGPMPQTREHILLSRQVGVPYIVVYLNKADMVDDEELLELVEMEVRELLTEYGFPGDDVPVITGSSLGALNGEQQWVEKIMELMDAVDEYIPTPERPVDQPFLMPIEDVFTITGRGTVVTGRVERGIIKVGEEIEIVGIKETTTTTCTGVEMFRKLLDQGEAGDNIGALLRGIKKEEVERGQVLAKPGSITPHTNFSGEVYVLTKEEGGRHTPFFSGYRPQFYFRTTDITGAVNLPEGVEMVMPGDNIEMTVELIHPIAMEEGLRFAIREGGRTVASGVVSKIIK